The Salvelinus sp. IW2-2015 linkage group LG32, ASM291031v2, whole genome shotgun sequence genome includes the window cgccatttctcgcataattgattttaccgacacaaaaagatcccgcCATGTCGAATGAAGAaatgatctgtcggcatttaCATTTCTGTGACAAAACGTACTGTTTCCATCACAGCGGtcgtgattttttgttgttagtgcgatatgactttactcgcataaaaactgtggatggaaacatggttaaaaTGTAGACTGTACATTATTGTCCAGGCTTTTCCTGGATTAGAACGCACTTTCAARggagattctccattgagcatgctaaTTCTGGAAATCAACCCAAAGTTGAAATCAACCCAAAACCATACCTCCTTGAAAAGCCTCTCCGTCACTGGATCCATTGTTGTAGTAAGAGGAAAGAGTATGAACCAGACTCATCATCTCCTCCTGTAGCGAATTGACCTTGGGGTCTGGGTGCTCCAGGGCCTTGCCCCCCTCTGTTGCGGTCCCCCCACACAGACACCCCCACTGCTGTTCCAGGAGAACCTGGATCCTCTTCACGTGGAGGGCTGCCACAGGTTGCTCCATGCCACCTGGGGAGGCTTCRTTCTGCGGCATGTGCTCCATGGTTACTGCCAGGCCTGGTTCTCTGTCAAAGRGATGGAGCACCATTTCTGAATTGTGTTGACCAGCTTGGACCTCCATCATGGAAGAGCTAGCTGAAACCCAAATGTGATGATCTCCAAGGCCCTCGATCTGAGTGCCAGAGTTTTGTCTATTTGTTCTGATGGCCACTGCATTGGTCGACAAAGATTCTCCTTCATTAAACATTTCTCGACTGGACGCACCATGCGCACCTGCTAAAGACCACCTAGAATAAGTATCGGTCTCTTCATCATCTTGGTCCACTGGGACTCTCTCCGCTCTCACCCAGCCCCCAGTGTTTCTGGTGAGCTGCTTCATCCTCAATTCCTTCCTCCGGCCCTCCTCCTGCTGTTCTCTCAGCAGCAAGGTGGCGTTCTGGAGGTCCAAGCTGCTCTCATGAAGCCTTTGCTCCAGCATGGCCACTTTGGCTTGCAGGGATGTCACTGTAAGAAGCTCGTCTAGGTCTGTGCTCGTCCTCCATTCGTGTGTCTGGTTAGAGTCGTCATCGCTGACATCGTTGTTGTGGGTGAAGAGATGACTTTCTTTCCTGGGTCTTTTGAGGTCAGAGGTCGCATAAGAGGGGTTTTTGGCCCCATTGACCGGGGTTTGGGATCTGGGTCGGGGATTCAGTCCAAGACggaacctctccctctcctcctgcaggatgcagatctgtgccttgagCTCCGGGATGACCCGgacctcctcctccagctcgCCAACGCGCTCCAGGGCTTCGGTGAGGCGGCGGAGGGTTCCAGAAAAGTCCTGGCTTGACCGAAAGTCGGATGAGCAGTCCAGGGAGTAGAAGCTGTCTTCTGTGGACATGTCCCTTCCTCCAAGACGGTCTCTGGAGCTTTGGAGACTGGCCGGGTTTTCAGWTGACTCGGAACCTTTCCTCAGCAGGACGGTGAGAGGCAGGCTGGAGGCCCGCAGGAGATTTGGCCTGATGTGCTCCCCCAAGGGCTGCTCATCAAAGGCTCGGATACTGGCCTCCATCTCAGCCACAGACTTATACCTTCCAGAGGAGGCTGACGACTTGCCATCATAAGCCCAGGAGCCATAGTGGGGGTCGGCTAGGCGAGACCTGGGGGCCAGAGCTCCAGTGGAGCCCCAGGGGGTAGGCCGATAGCCAAGCCCAGAGAGGTTGAGGTGTCTGGGGAGTGTGCTGMGCCTCTGCCCCTTGCTCCGGCGCTGGATGGGGACCCTCTTTATGGTGTGGCCCTTCTCYATGTCGTCAACGTACTTGAGGAAGTCCAGGTCCAGGTGGAAGCCGTAGGGCGTCTCCACCGAGTACGGAGGAGGCTTCCCCTTCACCCTATTCTCTGGGGCTTTGGGCCCATTTCCTAAAAGAGTAATAGAGTAATAACAGTGTTTCAATACTTGTTGCCATAGTATTGACACATAATAAGCACTATAGTATGTGGCTCATACCATAAACCATGTATTTAGGAATAATCTAACATACACTTATAGATAACCAACAATAAAAAAAGTTGTTGGTATCAATTTTTGTTGATACATTTCATATGTTTTTAAAGGCTGTTACCATTTTGCTTGTCCATCATTTGCAGGCTTCAGCTGTGAGCATTGTTTGTTGGCAC containing:
- the LOC111957179 gene encoding KN motif and ankyrin repeat domain-containing protein 4 produces the protein MMDKQNGNGPKAPENRVKGKPPPYSVETPYGFHLDLDFLKYVDDXEKGHTIKRVPIQRRSKGQRXSTLPRHLNLSGLGYRPTPWGSTGALAPRSRLADPHYGSWAYDGKSSASSGRYKSVAEMEASIRAFDEQPLGEHIRPNLLRASSLPLTVLLRKGSESXENPASLQSSRDRLGGRDMSTEDSFYSLDCSSDFRSSQDFSGTLRRLTEALERVGELEEEVRVIPELKAQICILQEERERFRLGLNPRPRSQTPVNGAKNPSYATSDLKRPRKESHLFTHNNDVSDDDSNQTHEWRTSTDLDELLTVTSLQAKVAMLEQRLHESSLDLQNATLLLREQQEEGRRKELRMKQLTRNTGGWVRAERVPVDQDDEETDTYSRWSLAGAHGASSREMFNEGESLSTNAVAIRTNRQNSGTQIEGLGDHHIWVSASSSMMEVQAGQHNSEMVLHXFDREPGLAVTMEHMPQNEASPGGMEQPVAALHVKRIQVLLEQQWGCLCGGTATEGGKALEHPDPKVNSLQEEMMSLVHTLSSYYNNGSSDGEAFQGAPKSIMKRNGGAQTSKNLHFAGVNSGFETTPNEDLDSKSHENVDISDLQRQPEGQLYPGEMVEKPAEHGGSNHGDQQEGDPSQEMMEGTNPMDQTTQYVQPDSHRDSGENLKAGQKQAKIDTHKDEPMEAEPDANRDSKHELKDRDTVDGEFIAACNFLKDHMDNMDNPSDEMRRALVVLFRDWFRVAAEEDSLANTVSVYLREVRKATPSLLPFLANMADDNGNTVLHYSVSHANYPIVSLLLDTGVCEVDLQNKAGYTTVMLASLTAPDGSGDMEVVRRLMELGDVNARASQGGQTALMLAVRQGRGLMVRLLLRCGADPNVQDRQGATALMCACERGHTHVARILLERAECDTSLTDQRGRTALFVAQQGSHVDITALIQAHHTHAGTSL